A single genomic interval of Mobula hypostoma chromosome 7, sMobHyp1.1, whole genome shotgun sequence harbors:
- the ankrd49 gene encoding ankyrin repeat domain-containing protein 49, with product MNVEEKNSRKVKKSFVAKPSEESKILEEDENQECDPEGIADFANYFNQLDLLETHRHLIPVGTHSLWHGESDDEEEEAENDAYFKVKEKELENDPANLLLWASEKNQVSIVSRLLSENPGLVNVKDDDHYTPLHRAAYSGHIEVVRKLIAQGADVHARTIDGWTPLHSACKWNNAEIASFLLQHDADVNAQTNGLHTALHLASGSKDTKEVIELLLMNHYINSDLKNNLGETAYDIACRTNIHYYLFEIAEHCTNSVPGPK from the exons ATGAATGTGGAAGAGAAAAATAGCCGTAAAGTGAAAAAGTCCTTTGTTGCAAAACCTTCAGAAGAAAGTAAAATACTTGAAGAAGATGAAAATCAAGAATGTGACCCTGAAGGGATTGCTGACTTTGCAAACTACTTCAATCAACTTGATTTATTAGAGACACATAGACATCTGATACCTGTGGGAACACACAGTTTGTGGCATGGAGAGTCCgatgatgaagaggaggaagcTGAAAATGATGCTTATTTTAAAGTGAAAGAGAAAGAGCTGGAAAATGACCCAGCAAATCTATTACTTTGGGCATCTGAGAAAAACCAG GTTTCTATAGTAAGCAGACTTCTCTCAGAAAACCCAGGTCTTGTTAATGTTAAAGACGATGACCACTACACACCACTTCATAGGGCTGCCTACAGCGGTCATATTGAGGTGGTTCGGAAGTTGATAGCTCAAGGAGCAGATGTGCATGCTCGTACTATAGATGGCTGGACACCATTGCACAGTGCTTGTAAATGGAACAATGCAGAAATAGCTTCATTTCTTCTGCAGCATGATGCAGATGTCAATGCCCAGACTAATGGTTTACATACAGCATTACATCTTGCTTCAGGAAGTAAAGACACCAAGGAAGTTATTGAATTGTTGTTAATGAATCACTACATCAATTCTGATCTAAAAAATAACTTGGGTGAGACAGCCTATGATATTGCTTGTCGAACAAATATTCATTATTACCTCTTTGAAATTGCAGAACACTGCACAAATTCAGTACCTGGGCCAAAATGA